From one Candidatus Kaelpia imicola genomic stretch:
- a CDS encoding rhomboid family intramembrane serine protease, with translation MIPLRDEIPTRNFPLATIILIVLNGVIFLYQRQHVHYIHLRDILSLIPVKIFFSQDSKFYLTLFTYMFLHAGWLHFLSNMLYLWVFGNKVEDLLGRMGFVYFYIISGVGAGFIHAAVNPTSSMPTIGASGAISGILAAYLILYPATRIVTLVPIFIFWQVVKIPAYIFIGLWFMFQFFYGFSSLAVESNISGVAWFAHIGGFVVGILILPIFLFFKKLSR, from the coding sequence ATGATTCCGTTAAGAGATGAAATCCCAACCCGCAATTTTCCTCTGGCAACAATAATACTTATTGTACTTAACGGAGTTATATTCTTATACCAACGTCAACATGTACACTATATCCATCTAAGAGATATACTCTCTCTTATTCCTGTAAAGATATTCTTCTCTCAGGACTCGAAGTTCTACCTCACTCTCTTTACCTATATGTTCCTTCATGCCGGCTGGCTCCACTTTCTATCTAATATGTTATATCTCTGGGTCTTCGGTAATAAGGTAGAGGATCTCTTAGGCCGCATGGGTTTTGTCTATTTCTATATAATATCGGGAGTAGGTGCAGGGTTTATTCATGCAGCGGTTAATCCTACATCTTCTATGCCTACGATAGGAGCATCGGGTGCGATATCAGGCATCTTGGCAGCCTATCTTATTCTCTATCCTGCAACACGCATTGTTACTCTGGTACCTATTTTTATATTCTGGCAGGTAGTAAAGATACCAGCCTATATATTTATAGGTCTCTGGTTTATGTTTCAGTTCTTCTATGGGTTCTCATCATTGGCTGTTGAGTCTAATATCTCAGGTGTTGCCTGGTTTGCTCATATAGGCGGGTTTGTTGTTGGGATATTGATTCTACCTATATTTCTTTTCTTTAAAAAGCTCTCCCGCTAA
- the dtd gene encoding D-aminoacyl-tRNA deacylase — MRVVLQRVKYGRLSVKEKIISEIEKGLFVLLGIGEGDSEGDIDWLVKKIANLRIFEDSKGKLNKSLLDIKGEVLLVSQFTLFADCRKGRRPSFDKALKPQKAEELFNRFFDCLEAQGVEVRRGVFGADMDIELVNYGPVTIFLDSRDR; from the coding sequence ATGAGAGTAGTCTTGCAGAGAGTTAAATACGGGAGGCTATCGGTTAAAGAAAAGATTATATCAGAGATAGAGAAAGGTCTATTTGTCTTACTCGGTATAGGCGAAGGTGATTCTGAGGGTGATATAGACTGGCTGGTAAAGAAGATTGCCAATCTAAGGATATTTGAAGATAGTAAAGGTAAGCTCAATAAATCTTTACTCGATATCAAGGGTGAGGTGCTTTTAGTCTCTCAGTTTACCCTCTTTGCAGACTGCAGGAAAGGCCGCAGGCCCTCTTTTGATAAAGCTCTTAAACCGCAGAAGGCAGAAGAGCTATTTAACAGGTTCTTTGACTGCCTAGAAGCCCAGGGGGTAGAGGTAAGAAGAGGGGTCTTTGGAGCCGATATGGATATAGAGTTGGTTAATTACGGCCCTGTTACGATATTTCTTGATAGTAGGGACAGATAA
- a CDS encoding glycosyltransferase family 2 protein, which produces MVALSVVIITKNEERNIKECIKSVRGWADEIVIVDDNSSDRTRDIALEYTDKILLRKMDIEGRHRNWAYQQAKNKWVLSLDADERVTEELKKEIAEFLGSSPKAAACSVPRRNYIANYWVKYGGWYPSPQLKLFLKDKFRWEEAHVHPVSFVDGDLAHLKSDIIHYSYRDITDFINKLNSQTTLEVQKWIDQGKEIKTFRFLRRGIDRFLRSYFRKQGFRDGFYGFVLAYFASLYQFLSLIKYKELKRKT; this is translated from the coding sequence ATGGTTGCTCTATCTGTAGTCATTATTACAAAGAATGAAGAGAGGAATATTAAGGAGTGTATTAAATCTGTTAGAGGCTGGGCAGATGAGATTGTTATCGTTGACGATAATAGCAGTGATAGAACAAGAGATATTGCCTTAGAATATACAGATAAGATTCTGTTGCGTAAAATGGATATTGAAGGCCGGCATAGGAACTGGGCCTATCAGCAGGCCAAAAATAAGTGGGTCTTAAGCCTCGATGCTGATGAGAGGGTCACAGAGGAATTAAAGAAAGAGATAGCAGAGTTTTTGGGATCTTCACCTAAAGCCGCGGCATGTTCTGTCCCGAGGCGTAATTATATCGCTAACTACTGGGTTAAATACGGCGGTTGGTATCCTTCACCCCAGCTTAAGCTGTTCTTAAAGGATAAGTTCAGGTGGGAGGAGGCACATGTTCACCCGGTATCCTTTGTGGATGGTGATCTGGCCCATCTAAAATCAGATATCATACATTACTCTTACCGCGATATTACAGATTTCATAAATAAGCTAAACAGCCAGACAACCCTTGAAGTTCAGAAATGGATTGATCAGGGTAAAGAGATAAAAACTTTCAGATTTTTAAGAAGAGGTATAGATAGATTTTTGAGAAGCTATTTTAGGAAACAGGGTTTCCGCGATGGTTTCTATGGTTTTGTGCTGGCCTATTTTGCATCCCTTTATCAGTTTTTAAGTTTAATTAAGTATAAGGAGCTAAAAAGAAAAACTTAA
- a CDS encoding glucoamylase family protein, whose protein sequence is MRKVSLAAALILAILIAAFSANRYLRVKHLREKQELACQEFLKDLKLIPQAEVPEVFLLSHFNEKENKTNLGEFGAWDKAPNDYSQSCYDSFSPLTYVGSRGYSLRIDYDVDSPSSAFNGVWFDLGAADLSKYKQLVIWAKGDTDRGYTKDFKIEVQSSQGRRGAYYITGLSDSWQEYLIDLDQFVGISEWDSMRKLVIVFEDWKATQKEGTIYIDDIYFTAAKNLGDSCSTLFPTARERIPKPDISRLSDKQFLELIQRKAFGYFWREANPDTGLIRDKADNFKDDNFKVASIAAVGFALSSYPIAVEKGWISKEKALERVLNTLFYFRDKLENVHGFFYHFVSMDSGKRVWNCELSSIDTALFLAGAITAGEYFGSKVRELAEDLYERVEWDWMMAQGDTLCMGWMPETGFLPDRWNRYGEQLLMYLFAIGSPTHPISPEVWDEIRRPIWSYEGYTCLVSPPMFTHQYSHIWVDFRDKHDNYADYFQSSVNAALANREFCINNRSNSMTFNENSWGLTACESPAGYRAYGAPPGYAYYDGTVAFTALGGSIPFAPQETITALRWMYNHYKDYVWGRYGFSDSLNRDKDWYSDIVIGIDQGPMLLMIENYLTGSVWDYFMSNKYINEAMNRAGFKSGTMKLRPDEKPLISVDYRRVFKAGDYDYALKASETIEHGAVTRYPDDLASEFSLGWDEESLYLWVEVTDNEVLVEDIPDKIYKQDSIEVYITPENKNLYWGNKKQFQFGFAPSGSRKESLHYAWFQNRVFEEIELKSKITESGYILEIAIPFEILGIEPEPGLKIGFSIAVNDFDKNDNTPKCKYNLFFIPCYDQGCKDGFELAELKLRKE, encoded by the coding sequence ATGAGGAAAGTTTCTTTAGCAGCAGCTCTAATCCTTGCGATTTTAATAGCCGCATTTTCTGCGAATAGATATCTTAGAGTTAAACATCTCAGAGAGAAGCAAGAGTTGGCCTGCCAGGAGTTCTTAAAAGATCTAAAACTGATACCTCAGGCAGAAGTTCCGGAGGTATTTCTCCTAAGCCATTTTAACGAAAAAGAGAACAAGACCAACCTGGGTGAGTTTGGTGCCTGGGATAAAGCCCCCAACGATTATTCTCAAAGCTGTTATGACTCTTTCTCGCCTCTAACCTATGTAGGCAGCAGGGGATATTCCTTGAGAATAGATTACGATGTTGACTCTCCGTCTTCAGCTTTCAATGGTGTCTGGTTTGATCTTGGAGCTGCCGATTTAAGCAAGTATAAGCAGCTAGTCATCTGGGCTAAAGGAGATACAGATAGGGGCTATACGAAAGATTTTAAGATAGAGGTTCAGAGCTCTCAAGGCAGGAGAGGCGCCTATTATATAACAGGTCTCAGCGATAGCTGGCAAGAGTATCTGATAGACTTAGATCAGTTTGTAGGCATCTCAGAGTGGGATAGTATGAGAAAACTGGTCATAGTCTTTGAAGATTGGAAAGCAACCCAGAAAGAAGGAACAATATATATAGACGATATTTACTTTACAGCAGCTAAGAATTTAGGCGATTCTTGTTCTACCCTATTTCCTACTGCCCGGGAAAGAATTCCAAAACCGGATATATCACGCCTATCAGATAAACAGTTTCTGGAATTAATTCAAAGAAAAGCTTTTGGTTATTTTTGGCGCGAAGCTAATCCAGACACAGGTCTCATCAGAGATAAGGCAGATAACTTTAAAGATGACAATTTTAAGGTAGCCTCTATTGCTGCAGTTGGTTTTGCCTTGAGTTCATATCCTATTGCAGTTGAAAAAGGATGGATCAGTAAAGAGAAGGCTTTAGAGAGAGTTTTAAATACGCTCTTTTATTTTAGAGATAAGTTGGAAAATGTCCATGGATTCTTCTATCACTTTGTAAGTATGGATAGCGGTAAGAGAGTCTGGAACTGCGAACTATCTTCAATCGATACCGCTCTTTTTTTAGCAGGCGCTATAACCGCAGGGGAATATTTCGGCTCTAAGGTTAGAGAGCTGGCGGAGGACCTTTATGAAAGGGTGGAGTGGGACTGGATGATGGCCCAAGGCGATACTCTGTGTATGGGCTGGATGCCTGAGACAGGATTTTTGCCGGATAGATGGAACAGATATGGTGAACAGTTATTGATGTACCTTTTTGCAATAGGGTCTCCTACTCACCCAATCTCTCCTGAGGTATGGGATGAAATAAGAAGGCCTATTTGGAGCTACGAAGGTTATACTTGCTTAGTTTCACCGCCTATGTTTACTCATCAGTATTCACATATCTGGGTCGATTTTAGAGATAAGCATGACAACTATGCGGATTATTTTCAATCTTCTGTTAATGCAGCTTTGGCCAACAGGGAGTTTTGCATCAACAATAGGTCTAACTCTATGACTTTTAACGAAAACTCATGGGGGCTTACTGCCTGTGAATCCCCGGCCGGTTACCGTGCTTACGGTGCTCCTCCGGGTTATGCTTATTATGATGGGACTGTTGCTTTTACGGCTCTGGGAGGTTCAATTCCTTTTGCCCCGCAAGAGACAATAACTGCATTGCGCTGGATGTATAATCACTACAAAGACTACGTTTGGGGTAGATATGGTTTTTCCGATAGTTTGAACCGGGACAAAGATTGGTATTCAGATATTGTCATTGGGATAGACCAGGGCCCGATGCTGCTTATGATTGAAAACTATCTGACAGGTTCTGTTTGGGACTATTTTATGTCTAACAAATATATCAACGAAGCCATGAATAGGGCAGGGTTTAAATCCGGGACAATGAAGCTTAGGCCGGACGAAAAGCCCCTTATCAGCGTTGACTATAGGCGGGTCTTTAAGGCCGGGGATTATGATTACGCTTTAAAAGCCAGCGAGACAATAGAGCATGGAGCTGTTACACGATATCCTGATGATTTGGCTTCTGAGTTTAGCCTGGGCTGGGATGAAGAGTCTCTATATCTCTGGGTTGAGGTGACGGATAATGAGGTTTTGGTAGAAGATATTCCAGATAAAATCTATAAGCAAGACAGCATAGAAGTATATATTACGCCTGAGAACAAGAATCTTTACTGGGGCAATAAAAAACAGTTTCAGTTTGGTTTTGCACCCTCCGGGAGTAGAAAGGAGTCTTTGCATTATGCCTGGTTCCAGAACAGAGTGTTTGAAGAGATAGAGTTAAAATCTAAGATTACAGAGTCGGGATATATTCTTGAGATTGCGATACCTTTTGAGATTTTAGGCATTGAACCCGAGCCGGGACTAAAAATAGGCTTCTCAATAGCGGTCAACGATTTTGACAAAAATGATAATACGCCTAAATGTAAATATAATCTGTTCTTTATACCTTGCTATGATCAAGGGTGTAAAGATGGGTTTGAACTTGCAGAGCTTAAACTGAGGAAAGAGTAA